In Antechinus flavipes isolate AdamAnt ecotype Samford, QLD, Australia chromosome 3, AdamAnt_v2, whole genome shotgun sequence, a genomic segment contains:
- the MMADHC gene encoding cobalamin trafficking protein CblD isoform X2: MANVLCNRARLVTYLPGFYSLVRRVVNPKAFSTAGSSGSDESHVATAPPDICSRTVWPDETMGPFGPQDQRFQLPGNIGFDCHLNGTALQKKNPVHRTLPDVLAEPLSSERHEFVMAQYVSEFEGNDAPVEQQEINRAETYFENAKVECVIQTCPELLRKDFESMFPEVNSGKLVVLTVTQKTKNDMTIWSEEVENEREMLLEKFINGAKEICYALRTEGYWADFIDPSSGLAFFGPYTSNTLFETDERYRQLGFSVDDLGCCKVIRHSLWGTHVVVGSIFTNATTDSCIMKKLSGN; the protein is encoded by the exons gtGCTCTGTAATAGAGCCAGGCTGGTTACATATCTCCCAGGATTTTACTCTTTAGTTAGGAGGGTTGTAAATCCTAAAGCTTTTTCCACTGCTGGATCTTCAGGTTCAGATGAGTCTCATGTAGCTACTGCACCTCCAGATATAT gTTCAAGAACTGTGTGGCCAGATGAAACAATGGGACCATTTGGGCCCCAGGATCAAAGATTTCAGCTCCCTGGAAACATAGGTTTTGACTGTCACCTCAATGGGACAgctctacaaaagaaaaatccagtTCATAGAACTTTGCCTGATGTCCTAGCAGAGCCTTTATCAAGTGAAAGGCATGAATTTGTGATGGCACAGTATGTAAGTGAATTTGAG GGCAATGATGCACCTGTTGAACAACAGGAAATTAATAGGGCAGAAACTTATTTTGAAAATGCCAAAGTTGAATGTGTAATACAAACATGTCCAGAGCTTCTTCGAAAAG ATTTTGAATCAATGTTTCCAGAAGTGAATTCTGGCAAACTAGTGGTTCTAACTGTAACTCAGAAAACCAAAAATGATATGACCATATGGAGTGAGGAGgttgaaaatgaaagagaaatgctGTTAGAAAAG TTTATAAATGGTGCTAAAGAAATTTGCTATGCTTTGCGTACTGAAGGCTATTGGGCTGATTTTATTGATCCATCATCTGGATTGGCA ttttttgGACCATATACAAGCAACACTCTTTTTGAAACAGATGAGCGTTATCGACAATTGGGATTTTCTGTTGATGATCTTGGCTGCTGCAAAGTGATTCGCCATAGTCTTTGGGGTACCCATGTGGTTGTTGGAAGTATCTTCACGAATGCCACAACTGATAGTTGCATTATGAAGAAATTAAGTGGAAACTAG